Proteins encoded together in one Argiope bruennichi chromosome 1, qqArgBrue1.1, whole genome shotgun sequence window:
- the LOC129971689 gene encoding uncharacterized protein LOC129971689 — protein sequence MYRKVIPSVLGIFCLALAVQSQMPDGIDLDQFYGCFTYALCDSDGQAHQDIMKCFNSPTDQEKKTVISYIDQNYYNYKTNLASEAIQKYCSKSGDEQMNAFKQTLKGVDGYQKMTCNSSNMQQQCKTATELASCFFSLLGNLKERELCNIKP from the exons ATGTATCGCAAAGTTATCCCTTCCGTGCTTGGTATTTTCTGTTTGGCATTGGCAGTTCAGAGCCAAATGCCAGATGGAATCGATCTAGACCAATTTTATGGTTGCTTCACTTATGCTCTGTGCGATTCAG acgGACAAGCCCATCAGGACATAATGAAATGCTTCAATTCGCCGACTGATCAG gaaaaaaaaaccGTTATCAGCTATATTGATCAAAATTACTACAACTACAAAACCAACCTGGCATCCGAAGCAATACAAAAGTATTGCAGTAAAAGCGGAGATGAGCAA atgaatGCATTTAAACAGACCCTCAAGGGTGTTGACGGCTACCAGAAA atgaCATGCAATTCTTCAAATATGCAGCAACAATGCAAAACTGCAACAGAGTTGGCg AGCTGCTTTTTCTCTCTTCTTGGAAATCTCAAGGAAAGGGAACTATGCAATATAAAACCATGa